The Niallia alba genome includes a window with the following:
- a CDS encoding ISLre2 family transposase, with amino-acid sequence MNQCNTKMPSLKELEKTLFRTLQMTFQEILVQTLENWDLEIAQQRDKRRFALRDKREIRVDTAFGAVELKRNYYFDRVTKKYICLLDHYLQFQGNKGFSPLLEEWGLELATNGSSYRKAVETFEQFLGYSAMSHEALRQHLLHTSVLPAKEKRPFQKVLFVEVDGLYVKSQEKKKRGWELKFAAVHEGWKENGKRVRLRNKRHFLYEEKEPFWEAFETFLQNHYAYDPTQTLLIINGDGAGWITACREYFRERAFFTMDRFHVARSMKQLMKSHPRYRYMKRALKNYQVETLLLELNSAVGTMDTPEEEEKLAHFLGFLTHHQETIKDYRSWLQEKGVDTTAYRPMGSAEAMMNQLAKRLKNGRAWSKKGVMSMARLWIGLKDDLSIQTIYGKWEKATEKSKKEHRPKRKIPTKLVTETVRQNMPYLNQAIGKPVHFALQGLKGF; translated from the coding sequence ATGAATCAATGTAACACAAAAATGCCATCATTAAAAGAATTGGAAAAAACTTTATTTCGAACACTACAAATGACCTTTCAAGAAATCCTTGTTCAAACATTAGAAAATTGGGATCTAGAGATTGCTCAGCAACGAGACAAAAGAAGATTTGCTTTACGAGATAAACGAGAAATACGAGTAGATACAGCGTTTGGAGCAGTGGAGCTGAAGCGTAATTATTATTTCGATCGTGTAACCAAAAAATATATTTGTCTGTTAGATCATTATTTACAGTTTCAAGGGAATAAAGGGTTTAGTCCACTATTAGAAGAATGGGGGCTAGAATTAGCGACAAATGGTTCCTCCTATCGAAAGGCGGTGGAAACGTTCGAACAATTTTTAGGCTATTCGGCGATGAGCCACGAAGCATTACGGCAACATCTTCTTCATACAAGCGTACTTCCCGCTAAGGAAAAACGTCCTTTTCAAAAGGTGTTGTTTGTCGAAGTAGATGGATTATATGTGAAGAGTCAAGAAAAGAAAAAGCGTGGATGGGAGTTGAAATTCGCCGCTGTACATGAGGGATGGAAAGAAAACGGAAAGCGAGTCAGGCTCCGAAATAAAAGGCATTTTCTCTATGAAGAAAAAGAACCCTTTTGGGAAGCTTTTGAAACATTCTTACAGAATCATTATGCGTATGATCCAACCCAAACCTTGCTTATTATTAATGGCGATGGAGCAGGCTGGATAACGGCATGTCGGGAGTATTTTCGGGAACGCGCCTTTTTCACCATGGACCGTTTTCATGTCGCTCGTTCGATGAAGCAACTAATGAAGAGCCATCCTCGATACCGCTACATGAAAAGAGCGTTAAAAAACTACCAGGTAGAAACATTACTTCTAGAGTTGAATAGCGCAGTAGGAACAATGGATACACCAGAAGAAGAAGAAAAACTAGCGCATTTCCTCGGCTTTTTAACGCATCATCAGGAAACCATAAAAGATTACCGTAGTTGGTTACAGGAGAAAGGCGTGGACACGACAGCGTATCGTCCAATGGGAAGTGCAGAAGCAATGATGAATCAATTAGCCAAACGATTAAAAAATGGAAGAGCATGGAGCAAAAAAGGCGTCATGAGCATGGCACGTTTGTGGATTGGGTTGAAGGATGATCTATCTATCCAAACGATATATGGAAAATGGGAAAAAGCCACGGAAAAATCAAAGAAAGAGCATCGACCGAAAAGAAAAATACCCACAAAATTAGTAACAGAAACCGTGCGTCAGAACATGCCATACTTAAATCAAGCGATTGGAAAACCCGTTCACTTTGCCTTACAGGGATTAAAAGGTTTTTAA
- a CDS encoding cation-translocating P-type ATPase, with protein sequence MEFYQKEKDVVLKDLQSSEQGLSTDKVKSLLEKEGYNELKDKEKVPTWKLFLETFKDPMVIVLLVVIVIQLIMGKFVESLIIFLVLLLNSVISVIQTKKAESSLDALRSMSAPEAKVRRDNTNSTIPARELVPGDIVFLEAGDYVPADGRILESGSLKVNEGMLTGESEAIEKQEKVITEDSALGDRINMVYSSSLVVYGRGTFVVTGTGEKTEIGKIADMLNTAEEKQTPLQQKLADFSKKLGVGILILSVLIFAIQALRIWLGDETVDVTTSILNALLFAVAVAVAAIPEALSSIVTIVLSVGTNKMAKQSAIIRKLPAVETLGSTSVICTDKTGTLTQNKMTVTDYFIPEGEREHLPPDPFQWNHSEKLLLNIAVLCNDSYINKENREVGDPTEVALINFYNDGKRNYEEVRSRYPREAELPFDSDRKLMSTINTIDNQRLMLIKGGPDVMFNRATKILVNEKEEPFTNEWLKKLQGANEDFSNQALRVLAYGYKHVPQDKTTITEEDESEIILVGLTAMMDPPRDAVYASIEQTKDAGIRTVMITGDHKTTAQAIGRKIGLMQENDIALTGQELDALSEEELDQKLESISVYARVSPENKIRIVRAWQKKNRIVAMTGDGVNDAPALKQADIGIAMGSGTDVAKDSADMILTDDNFVSIVNAVGVGRTVFDNIKKSIGYLFAGNFGAIIAILFAVIAGWANPFTALQLLFINLVNDSLPAIALGMEKSEPGVMKRKPRDVKEGIFAGGTLRAVVTRGILIGVAVIIAHYIGLQHSDELGVAMAFTTLILSRSLQTFAARSSTQTIIGVGLFSNKYVLGAVGICFFLYLITILPFAREVFAIPPSFGLHEWLIATGLAIAAVIGMEIMKVIMVKLLRK encoded by the coding sequence GTGGAATTTTATCAAAAGGAAAAAGATGTCGTATTAAAGGATTTACAGTCATCTGAACAAGGATTATCAACAGATAAGGTAAAGAGTCTTTTGGAAAAAGAAGGATATAACGAGCTGAAAGATAAAGAAAAAGTACCAACATGGAAGCTCTTTTTAGAAACATTTAAAGATCCTATGGTTATTGTGTTGTTAGTAGTAATTGTTATTCAATTAATTATGGGGAAGTTTGTAGAATCACTCATCATTTTTTTAGTTTTATTGCTAAATTCTGTAATTAGTGTCATTCAAACTAAAAAAGCTGAAAGTTCACTAGATGCGCTGCGAAGTATGAGTGCTCCTGAAGCAAAAGTAAGACGTGATAATACAAATAGCACGATTCCTGCAAGAGAGTTAGTACCAGGAGATATCGTTTTTCTAGAAGCTGGTGATTATGTTCCAGCAGATGGGCGGATTTTGGAAAGTGGTTCTTTAAAAGTTAATGAAGGGATGTTAACAGGAGAATCAGAAGCAATAGAGAAACAAGAAAAAGTGATTACGGAGGATTCTGCGCTTGGTGATCGTATCAATATGGTTTATAGCAGTTCCCTAGTCGTGTATGGTCGAGGTACTTTCGTCGTAACAGGAACTGGAGAAAAAACCGAAATTGGTAAAATTGCTGATATGCTTAACACAGCAGAAGAGAAGCAAACACCTTTACAGCAAAAACTTGCAGATTTCAGTAAAAAATTAGGAGTAGGAATTCTTATTTTATCTGTTCTGATCTTTGCTATCCAAGCGTTAAGAATATGGTTAGGAGATGAAACGGTTGACGTTACGACTTCCATTCTTAATGCGTTATTATTCGCAGTTGCTGTAGCAGTAGCAGCCATTCCAGAAGCATTATCTTCTATTGTTACTATAGTTCTATCGGTTGGAACGAATAAAATGGCAAAGCAAAGTGCGATTATTCGAAAGTTACCTGCAGTCGAAACATTAGGATCGACCAGTGTTATATGTACAGATAAGACAGGGACTTTGACACAAAATAAAATGACCGTAACGGATTATTTTATTCCAGAAGGGGAAAGGGAGCACTTGCCACCGGATCCTTTTCAGTGGAACCATTCGGAAAAACTTTTGTTAAATATTGCAGTACTTTGTAATGATTCATATATAAATAAAGAAAATAGAGAAGTGGGAGATCCAACAGAAGTTGCGCTTATTAACTTTTATAATGATGGCAAAAGGAATTATGAAGAGGTACGCTCTCGATATCCGAGAGAAGCGGAACTGCCTTTTGATTCAGATCGAAAGTTAATGTCTACTATTAATACGATTGATAACCAACGTCTAATGCTCATAAAAGGTGGCCCAGATGTTATGTTTAATCGGGCGACAAAAATATTGGTTAATGAAAAGGAAGAACCGTTTACAAATGAATGGTTAAAGAAACTGCAGGGGGCTAATGAGGATTTTTCAAATCAAGCATTAAGGGTTCTTGCATATGGATATAAACATGTGCCGCAGGATAAGACAACTATAACGGAAGAGGATGAGTCTGAAATAATCCTTGTTGGTTTAACAGCAATGATGGATCCGCCGCGAGATGCCGTATACGCATCGATAGAGCAAACGAAAGATGCTGGTATTCGAACAGTTATGATCACTGGAGACCATAAAACAACTGCCCAAGCAATTGGGCGTAAAATTGGATTAATGCAAGAAAATGATATTGCGTTAACTGGTCAAGAATTAGATGCATTATCAGAAGAAGAGCTAGATCAAAAATTAGAAAGCATTTCTGTTTATGCTCGTGTCTCGCCAGAAAATAAAATAAGAATTGTTAGAGCATGGCAAAAGAAAAATCGAATTGTTGCGATGACTGGTGATGGTGTCAATGATGCTCCAGCATTAAAACAGGCTGATATTGGTATTGCAATGGGAAGTGGTACAGATGTTGCCAAAGATTCAGCTGATATGATTCTTACAGATGATAATTTCGTGTCAATCGTTAATGCAGTTGGAGTAGGAAGAACTGTTTTTGACAATATCAAAAAATCAATTGGGTACTTGTTTGCAGGGAATTTTGGGGCAATAATTGCTATATTGTTTGCAGTCATTGCTGGTTGGGCAAATCCATTTACGGCTTTACAGCTGTTATTTATAAACTTAGTTAATGATTCTTTACCTGCTATTGCTCTTGGGATGGAGAAATCAGAGCCAGGAGTAATGAAGCGCAAACCAAGAGATGTCAAAGAAGGAATCTTTGCAGGAGGAACGCTTCGTGCAGTCGTTACAAGAGGGATTTTGATTGGTGTAGCAGTAATCATTGCCCATTATATCGGTTTGCAGCATTCCGATGAATTAGGAGTAGCTATGGCTTTCACCACATTAATTCTTTCGCGGTCATTGCAAACTTTTGCTGCTAGATCTAGTACACAAACGATTATTGGTGTCGGCTTATTTTCCAATAAATATGTTTTAGGAGCAGTGGGAATATGTTTCTTCCTATATCTAATCACTATTTTGCCATTCGCTAGAGAAGTGTTCGCTATCCCTCCTTCATTTGGTTTACATGAATGGTTAATAGCAACAGGATTAGCAATTGCTGCTGTGATTGGGATGGAAATAATGAAAGTGATTATGGTGAAGTTATTACGTAAATAA
- a CDS encoding NAD(P)-dependent oxidoreductase codes for MKKNNVNGWQHCKKERKQNMLAKETTTIGFIGTGVMGKSMARHLLHAGYPVIVHNRTKEKASDLIAEGADWADSPHEIASKANVIITIIGYPKDVEEVYLGELGLVKNARENTYLIDMTTSTPSLAKRIYEEAKKKNIYTLDAPVSGGDVGARDAKLSIMVGGDEAVFKELQSIFEMLGTNIVYQGPAGAGQHTKMCNQIAIASNMIGVTEAIVYAKKAGLDPEKVLQSITSGAAGSFSLSNLAPRMIKGDFEPGFYIKHFIKDMRIALEEAEGMNMETPGLSLAETLYSHLSAKGEDESGTQALYKYWDR; via the coding sequence ATAAAGAAAAACAATGTTAATGGATGGCAACATTGTAAAAAGGAGAGGAAGCAAAATATGTTGGCAAAAGAAACAACGACGATTGGCTTTATTGGTACAGGTGTTATGGGGAAAAGTATGGCAAGACATTTATTGCATGCAGGTTATCCTGTTATTGTACATAATCGTACAAAAGAAAAGGCGTCTGATCTTATAGCAGAAGGAGCGGATTGGGCCGATAGTCCGCATGAAATCGCTTCTAAAGCCAATGTAATCATAACAATTATTGGGTATCCAAAAGATGTTGAGGAAGTATATTTAGGTGAACTTGGTTTAGTTAAAAATGCAAGAGAAAATACATATCTAATAGATATGACGACATCTACTCCGAGCCTTGCGAAAAGAATATATGAGGAAGCGAAAAAGAAAAATATCTATACCTTAGATGCACCTGTTAGTGGTGGAGATGTGGGTGCAAGAGATGCAAAATTATCGATTATGGTTGGAGGAGACGAGGCTGTTTTTAAAGAACTTCAGTCAATATTTGAAATGCTTGGAACCAACATTGTTTACCAAGGACCAGCAGGAGCTGGCCAACATACAAAAATGTGCAACCAAATAGCAATTGCTTCGAATATGATTGGTGTAACAGAAGCGATTGTGTATGCAAAGAAAGCAGGATTAGATCCAGAAAAAGTTCTACAGAGCATTACAAGTGGAGCCGCAGGCAGTTTCTCTTTGAGTAATTTAGCGCCAAGAATGATTAAAGGTGATTTTGAGCCAGGATTCTATATCAAGCATTTTATTAAAGATATGAGAATTGCGCTGGAAGAGGCAGAAGGAATGAATATGGAGACACCAGGGCTATCACTTGCTGAAACACTGTATAGTCATTTATCAGCAAAAGGTGAAGATGAGAGTGGCACACAGGCTTTATATAAATATTGGGATCGATAA
- a CDS encoding aminotransferase A, with translation MEHLINKKVKNIEISGIRKFSNMVAGKEGMISLTIGQPDFPTPLHIKEAAKTSIDENYTSYTHNAGDLALRKAASQFVNKKYNLSYDPSTEVIVTVGASEAIDVTFRTILDQDVEVILPGPVYPGYEPIIRLCGATPVYADIRHTSFRFTADVIKKYITEKTRCIVLPYPSNPTGVSLTEKELIEIADLIREKDIFILADEIYSELLYDQEHVSIAQYLREQTIVINGLSKSHSMTGWRVGLLFAPTILSQQIIKVHQYNVTCASSISQRAALEALTTGIDDAKPMRDDYRERRKYLYDRLSSIGFDIVMPDGAFYFFIKVPTDQMNSFDFCLDLVNKVNLAVVPGSAFSELGEGYFRISFAYSMETLTEACNRLEEYIKNYLEK, from the coding sequence ATGGAACATTTAATCAATAAAAAAGTTAAAAATATTGAGATTTCTGGTATCAGAAAGTTCTCTAATATGGTTGCCGGAAAGGAAGGGATGATTTCTTTAACAATAGGTCAACCAGATTTTCCAACCCCTCTACATATTAAAGAAGCTGCTAAAACTTCCATTGATGAAAATTATACATCCTACACACATAACGCTGGAGATCTTGCTCTACGAAAAGCAGCATCACAGTTTGTAAATAAAAAATATAATCTTTCCTATGACCCTTCTACAGAAGTAATTGTCACAGTGGGAGCTAGTGAAGCAATTGACGTTACATTTCGGACTATCCTCGACCAAGATGTCGAAGTAATTCTTCCAGGACCAGTGTATCCTGGCTATGAGCCCATTATCCGTTTATGTGGTGCAACTCCTGTATATGCTGATATTCGTCATACTTCTTTTCGTTTTACAGCTGATGTTATAAAGAAATACATCACAGAAAAAACAAGATGTATTGTTCTACCCTATCCATCAAATCCTACAGGGGTTAGCCTTACGGAAAAAGAATTAATAGAAATAGCTGATCTAATTCGAGAAAAAGACATCTTTATTTTAGCCGATGAAATTTACAGCGAATTATTATACGATCAAGAGCATGTGTCTATTGCTCAATACCTTCGTGAACAAACGATTGTAATTAATGGACTATCTAAGTCACATAGTATGACTGGATGGAGAGTTGGTTTGTTATTTGCTCCAACAATCCTCAGTCAGCAAATAATAAAAGTTCATCAATATAATGTAACATGCGCTTCTTCTATCTCTCAAAGAGCTGCTTTAGAAGCATTAACTACCGGTATCGATGATGCCAAACCAATGAGAGATGATTATAGAGAGAGAAGAAAATATCTATATGATCGCTTATCTTCTATCGGCTTCGATATCGTTATGCCAGATGGTGCATTTTACTTTTTTATCAAAGTACCGACAGATCAAATGAATTCCTTTGATTTTTGTCTTGATTTAGTTAATAAAGTTAATTTAGCCGTTGTACCAGGAAGTGCTTTTTCCGAACTAGGAGAAGGATACTTCCGCATTTCGTTTGCGTATTCAATGGAAACATTGACTGAAGCATGTAATCGATTAGAGGAATATATAAAAAACTATCTAGAAAAATAA